The genome window AGCACCATTTTCCCCGGTCAAGGTCACAAACTCCCCACTATCTAAGTAGTAATTGATCCCTTCTAAAACCGGTTCCCGATCATAATAAAACGATAAATTTGAAACCGTAATATACCTCAAACTATAACTCCTCTTCCAATAAATCTAAAAACCTCGAAATAACCCCTTGCTCATTCTTAGTAAACTTCGACAAAACATCCTCATAAGTGTGAAGAGTATGCTGATGGTGGTGCTGATGCTCTAATGCAATTGGCTTACCAATCTCAGTTAAGCGATAATAGAGAACTCGAGCATCATTCTCATCACGATAAGTCTCTAACATCCCCTGACTTAATAAGGGCTTCACGGCCTTTGTGATAGCCGCCTGACTGACATTCAATTTCTTAGCTAAGACAGAATTGGTTAGAGCCTCATCGGCAACCAGCATCAAAATATGTTCCTGAGTGTTGGTTAATGAAACACCACTTGTACAAGAACCAACTAAAATCTCATGCTGATTTTCAGATAACAATAAAATAGAATTTAAAAATCGATCGATTTTATTTGCAACTTCAGACAAAATTAACTCCTTCTAATTCACCAAAAGAAACTTTACCGGTTAATTATATCATAAAAAAGAAAAAAATAAAACAAAAAAAGGAGTAAAACTCCTTTATAATCTATACCGGCGGCCGGGGTCGAACCGGCACGTCCTTGCGGACACTGGATTTTGAGTTCCATAACTCCATTATTTAAATCTTACAACCCTGATTTAATAGGGTTTTAAGCCTTTTGAATCTTGCAAAATAGACTCATTTTTCAAATTTTAGTAACTTTTTGGTAACACTCCATACCTTATCGTTCTAAGAGCATCATCAGAGAATAGACGATATGTCCCAACAGGTTATATTCATCCAGAGGTATTCAAGACACTTGTACGATTAACAGTTAATGTAATCATTTTATTTTCTCCTTTAATTAGGGTAAGTGTTTTTTATTATTTTAACAAAAATAACTCTTTAGCCCAAGAATTTGATAATTCATTTTCTAACAAAACTTTTTTTTTTAAATTTATCTTATGATATACTAAACTTATCAGCTATTGGTTCTGAAAAAGTGTCTGCCACAGTTTTACTACAAATTCTCATGACTTGTGCCAAGATTTATAAAAAACGGATAGCTATAATAGCTCTTAGAGCAAAAACATGACATATAGGAGGTTAAAGACATGTCATACTTTTATCTTTTTATCGCCATTGTAGGAGAGATATTGGGAACTAACCTTTTGAAATTATCAGACGGTTTTACAAAGCCTATTCCAACCGTTTCTGCCCTACTTAGCTATGGCGTTTGTTTCTATTTCCTCTCACTAGCAATGCAAAAAATTCCTTTAGGAATAGCTTATGCAACATGGTC of Streptococcus sp. S5 contains these proteins:
- a CDS encoding zinc-dependent MarR family transcriptional regulator; protein product: MSEVANKIDRFLNSILLLSENQHEILVGSCTSGVSLTNTQEHILMLVADEALTNSVLAKKLNVSQAAITKAVKPLLSQGMLETYRDENDARVLYYRLTEIGKPIALEHQHHHQHTLHTYEDVLSKFTKNEQGVISRFLDLLEEEL
- a CDS encoding DMT family transporter codes for the protein MSYFYLFIAIVGEILGTNLLKLSDGFTKPIPTVSALLSYGVCFYFLSLAMQKIPLGIAYATWSAVGLVLTASIAVMIFKETLNVYSIIGLILIIIGVVMVNLLGNAGH